Proteins from one Mesoplodon densirostris isolate mMesDen1 chromosome 1, mMesDen1 primary haplotype, whole genome shotgun sequence genomic window:
- the OPN4 gene encoding melanopsin — MNSPSGTRAPLDPAQESNGIATTASHSRWDSSWSSTSSLDHPPPISPTTARAQAAAWVPFPTVDVPDYAHYTLGTVILLVGLTGMLGNLTVIYTFCRSRGLRTPANMFIINLAVSDFLMSFTQAPVFFVSSVYKQWLFGEAGCEFYAFCGAVFGITSMITLTAIALDRYLVITRPLATVGMASKRRAALVLLGVWLYALAWSLPPFFGWSAYVPEGLLTSCSWDYVSFMPSVRAYTMLLFCFVFFLPLLVIIYCYIFIFKAIRETGQALQTFGASEGGGECPWQRQRLQNEWKMAKIELLVILLFVLSWAPYSTVALMGFAGYAHVLTPYMNSVPAVIAKASAIYNPIIYAITHPKYRMAIAQHLPCLGVLLGVSGQRTGLYTSYRFTHRSTLSSQASDLSWISGRRRQVSLGSESEVGWTDTEATVAWGTSQQVSGWSPCGQGPEDVEAKAPPKSQGQEAEAPGKTKGLLPSLDPRM; from the exons ATGAACTCTCCTTCGGGGACAAGAGCCCCACTGGACCCGGCCCAGGAATCCAACGGCATAGCCACCACAGCTTCCCACAGCAGGTGGGACAGCTCCTGGAGCAGCACCTCCAGCCTGGACCACCCTCCGCCCATCAGCCCCACG ACAGCCAGGGCTCAGGCTGCTGCCTGGGTCCCCTTTCCCACGGTCGACGTTCCAGACTACGCCCACTACACCCTGGGCACGGTGATCCTGCTGGTGGGGCTCACAGGGATGCTGGGAAATCTGACGGTCATCTATACCTTCTGCAG GAGCAGAGGGCTCAGGACGCCTGCCAACATGTTCATCATCAACCTCGCGGTCAGCGACTTCCTCATGTCCTTCACCCAGGCCCCCGTCTTCTTCGTCAGCAGCGTCTATAAGCAGTGGCTCTTTGGAGAGGCAG GCTGTGAATTCTATGCCTTCTGTGGGGCTGTCTTTGGCATCACCTCCATGATTACCCTGACGGCCATCGCCCTGGACCGCTACCTGGTGATCACACGCCCACTGGCCACCGTCGGGATGGCGTCCAAGAGGCGGGCGGCGCTTGTCCTGCTGGGCGTCTGGCTCTATGCCCTGGCTTGGAGTCTGCCGCCCTTCTTTGGCTGGA GTGCCTATGTGCCCGAGGGGCTGCTGACCTCTTGCTCCTGGGACTACGTGAGCTTCATGCCATCGGTCCGCGCCTACACCATGCTGCTCTTCTGCTTTGTGTTCTTCCTCCCCCTGCTTGTCATCATCTACTGCTACATCTTCATCTTCAAGGCCATCCGGGAGACGGGCCA AGCTCTCCAGACTTTCGGGGCCAGCGAGGGTGGTGGTGAGTGCCCCTGGCAACGGCAGCGTCTGCAGAATGAGTGGAAAATGGCCAAGATCGAGCTGTTGGTCATCCTTCTCTTCGTGCTCTCCTGGGCCCCCTACTCCACTGTGGCCCTGATGGGCTTTGCTGG GTACGCACATGTCCTGACGCCCTACATGAACTCGGTGCCAGCTGTCATCGCCAAGGCCTCTGCCATCTACAACCCCATCATTTATGCCATCACCCATCCCAAGTACAG AATGGCCATCGCCCAGCACCTGCCCTGCCTCGGGGTGCTGCTGGGCGTGTCAGGCCAGCGCACTGGCCTGTACACCAGCTACCGCTTCACCCACCGCTCCACACTGAGCAGCCAGGCCTCGGACCTCAGCTGGATCTCTGGACGGAGGCGCCAGGTGTCCCTGGGCTCTGAGAGCGAGGTG GGCTGGACAGACACGGAGGCAACAGTGGCTTGGGGCACTTCCCAGCAAGTGAGTGGATGGTCCCCCTGCGGTCAGGGCCCTGAGGATGTGGAAGCCAAGGCCCCTCCCAAGTCCCAGGGACAGGAAGCAGAGGCTCCCGGAAAG ACCAAAGGGCTGCTCCCCAGCCTGGACCCCAGGATGTAG